In one Babylonia areolata isolate BAREFJ2019XMU chromosome 12, ASM4173473v1, whole genome shotgun sequence genomic region, the following are encoded:
- the LOC143288221 gene encoding uncharacterized protein LOC143288221 produces MAASQQFLSTPAKLPKLWQPKLHEWKTYHCSSPDVARTGWRKWSGEHPDWYAWRGTSRHPDWHNRTVNNIRRADYKNVNWHYERPSKPTSRTHDNFIPYENDVMMKETLPAMPHNRSYQGKFSYPKPFPQEVPTPKWGLYNPPHYQEPGRLNNYPPVQYNGYGPDKGWVSGPKYCF; encoded by the exons ATGGCAGCATCGCAACAGTTTCTTTCTACACCCGCTAAACTGCCTAAACTCTG gcaaCCCAAACTTCATGAATGGAAGACATACCACTGCAGCTCACCTGATGTTGCCCGT ACCGGGTGGCGGAAGTGGAGTGGAGAACACCCTGACTGGTACGCCTGGCGTGGAACCTCCAGACACCCTGACTGGCACAACCGTACAGTCAACAACATCAGACGTG CGGACTACAAGAACGTGAACTGGCACTACGAGCGCCCGTCCAAACCCACCAGCCGGACGCACGACAACTTCATCCCGTACGAGAACGACGTGATGATGAAGGAGACCCTGCCGGCCATGCCCCACAACCGCAGCTACCAGGGCAAGTTCTCCTACCCCAAGCCCTTCCCACAGGAGGTGCCCACCCCCAAGTGGGGGCTCTACAACCCCCCGCACTATCAGGAACCAGGGCGGCTCAACAATTACCCCCCCGTGCAGTACAACGGCTATGGCCCGGACAAGGGCTGGGTCAGCGGGCCAAAGTACTGCTTCTGA
- the LOC143287938 gene encoding ATP-sensitive inward rectifier potassium channel 11-like, which translates to MAGGNRSGYKVEELTPQPSSYPTTSRGMPRRSLLQKEGNSNVSFRGIERKPLKYLKDMYNTLVDMKWRYVLLVLFGAYLACYLLFAVVYWVLCYMSGQFGRLHEPGFKPCIEELDSFTDAFLFSMETQSTIGFGTLHPNSECPGVTPAIYFQITVGFMIETFVLGFLYVKLARPKHRRHTLVFSRNACLCLEAGHLTFQIRVGDMRRTHLVDSTVHGILVRRRVVAEKHVYPLFQHRLTFQVHGMGDKVFLIWPLVLSHRITPDSPLYTLSPADVMKEKFDILVFLEGTIESTGELCQARTCYSSRDILWGHRFVRLEDYDEVHETWCCDFTRFNNVVPSMTPKLSARDYDEHLRTEQERELGEEVSVGEAESVGEDPVYDNNACAAP; encoded by the exons ATGGCAGGAGGCAACAGATCAGGGTACAAGGTGGAGGAGCTCACCCCACAGCCCTCATCCTACCCGACCACATCTCGGGGTATGCCCCGACGGTCGCTGCTTCAGAAGGAGGGCAACAGCAACGTCAGCTTCCGGGGTATCGAACGGAAACCGCTAAAATACCTCAAG GACATGTACAACACCCTGGTGGACATGAAGTGGCGCTACGTGCTGCTCGTGCTGTTCGGGGCCTACCTGGCCTGCTACCTCCTCTTCGCCGTCGTCTACTGGGTCCTCTGCTACATGTCCGGCCAGTTTGGGCGCCTGCACGAGCCGGGGTTCAAACCCTGCATCGAGGAGCTGGACAGCTTCACCGACGCCTTCCTCTTCTCCATGGAGACTCAGT CCACGATCGGGTTCGGCACACTGCACCCCAACTCCGAGTGTCCGGGCGTGACTCCAGCCATTTACTTCCAGATCACCGTGGGCTTCATGATAGAGACATTCGTCCTGGGCTTTCTCTACGTTAAG CTGGCCCGGCCCAAGCACCGCCGTCACACGCTGGTCTTCTCGCGCAACGCCTGCCTCTGTCTGGAGGCCGGCCACCTCACCTTCCAGATCCGCGTGGGCGACATGCGCCGCACGCACCTGGTGGACAGCACAGTGCACGGCATTCTCGTCCGCCGGCGGGTGGTGGCGGAGAAGCACGTCTACCCCTTGTTCCAGCACCGCCTCACCTTCCAAGTGCATGGCATGGGCGATAAG GTGTTCCTCATCTGGCCCCTAGTGCTGTCTCACCGCATCACGCCTGACTCCCCCCTCTACACCCTCTCCCCCGCAGACGTGATGAAGGAGAAGTTCGACATCCTCGTCTTCCTGGAAGGCACCATCGAGAGCACGGGTGAGCTGTGCCAGGCCCGCACGTGCTACTCGTCACGTGACATCCTGTGGGGCCACCGATTCGTCCGCTTGGAGGACTACGACGAGGTGCACGAGACATGGTGCTGCGACTTCACGCGCTTCAACAACGTCGTGCCGTCCATGACGCCcaa GCTGAGTGCACGTGACTACGACGAGCACCTGCGGACGGAGCAGGAGCGGGAGCTGGGGGAAGAGGTGTCAGTGGGGGAGGCGGAGTCAGTGGGGGAGGACCCGGTCTATGACAACAACGCGTGCGCTGCTCCCTGA
- the LOC143287939 gene encoding ATP-sensitive inward rectifier potassium channel 11-like encodes MAEEEVAQTLFMFADPDPPVKRSRWRRLTESVRTKLRCEQDDPELRRKALVSKQGGYRVHSTGLSEHKRRFLADLYISLIDLPWRYAVAILFNAFLFSFLLFAVFWWLMGHNNGDFDNFGNPNHTACLMGVQGFAGSILFSIETQTTIGYGFAYPNPDCAGTLPLVYLQVVIGFIIETLMLGFIFVKVARPKYRAQTLLFSRHAVVCLENGQPCLQVRVGDLRKSHLLDASVTGMVVRKHSTPEGAYYPLYQSEVEFEANGMGDKIILMWPVILTHRITPESPLYDMRPSDLSAEKLEIILFLTGTVEATGEVCQARTSYVPREILWGHRFERIEEYDISHGRWHVDFSSFDDVIYCQNLRHSARELAQFKTSQPEGATGSNDPDEGKGEREEVKGAKGGKVKVERTLTDNEYYKRAMRLFRDKK; translated from the exons ATGGCGGAAGAGGAAGTGGCCCAGACCTTGTTCATGTTCGCTGACCCTGACCCTCCTGTCAAGAGGTCACGATGGCGCCGCCTGACGGAATCCGTGCGCACTAAACTCCGGTGTGAGCAGGATGACCCGGAGCTGAGACGAAAG GCACTGGTGTCCAAGCAAGGCGGGTACCGCGTGCACAGCACGGGTTTATCGGAACACAAGCGCCGCTTCCTGGCCGATCTGTACATCTCCCTGATTGATCTCCCTTGGCGCTACGCCGTCGCCATCTTATTCAAcgccttcctcttttccttcctgcTCTTCGCCGTCTTCTGGTGGCTCATGGGCCACAACAACGGGGACTTTGACAACTTCGGGAACCCCAACCACACGGCGTGTTTGATGGGGGTGCAAG GGTTTGCCGGAAGTATCCTTTTCTCCATCGAGACGCAGACGACAATCGGGTATGGCTTCGCCTACCCCAACCCCGACTGTGCCGGTACCTTGCCGCTTGTGTATCTGCAG gtgGTGATCGGGTTCATCATCGAGACCCTGATGCTGGGCTTCATCTTCGTGAAGGTGGCCCGCCCCAAGTACCGTGCCCAGACCCTGCTCTTCTCCCGTCACGCCGTGGTCTGTCTGGAGAACGGACAGCCATGTCTGCAG GTACGGGTGGGGGACCTGAGGAAATCTCACCTGCTGGACGCCTCGGTCACGGGTATGGTGGTCCGCAAACACTCCACCCCGGAGGGGGCGTACTACCCGCTCTACCAGTCTGAG GTGGAGTTCGAGGCGAACGGGATGGGGGACAAGATCATCCTGATGTGGCCCGTGATCCTGACGCACCGCATCACCCCGGAGTCCCCCCTCTACGACATGCGGCCCTCAGACCTGTCCGCTGAAAAGCTGGAGATCATCCTCTTCCTCACGGGTACTGTTGAGGCCACTGGGGAG GTGTGTCAGGCGCGTACGTCCTACGTCCCCAGGGAGATCCTGTGGGGTCACCGCTTTGAGCGTATCGAGGAGTACGACATCTCCCACGGCCGCTGGCACGTCGATTTCTCCAGCTTCGATGACGTCATCTACTGCCAGAACCTACGTCACAGCGCGCGCGAACTGGCCCAGTTCAAGACCTCGCAACCGGAAGGTGCCACCGGAAGTAACGACCCCGATGAGGgcaaaggggagagggaggaggtcaAGGGCGCGAAGGGTGGAAAGGTCAAGGTTGAACGCACGCTTACGGACAACGAGTATTACAAGAGGGCAATGAGGCTGTTTAGGGACAAAAAATGA
- the LOC143288220 gene encoding uncharacterized protein LOC143288220, with the protein MADTIVFKRSQTMYPYWTNYPPTVPTYPASQTMFRRQEPEKYTKPVGRDSYQNWTDKWYDWAPPIRREEELPKRADRQEPCSRPWQYRPGTSAIPKWSKENKDWPSDYNVYMRTGRPHSETTRARAIQRLGYRDSNLYPYSNMMTSTYRRPVYSVYGPMQRKEVYGLTHQHNRHGNMPFEDYY; encoded by the exons ATGGCGGACACGATAGTGTTCAAGAGGTCTCAGACCATGTACCCGTATTGGACAAACTACCCGCCCACCGTACCCACCTACCCGGCCTCACAAACCATGTTCAG ACGGCAGGAGCCAGAGAAGTACACGAAGCCGGTTGGACGGGATTcatatcag AACTGGACGGACAAGTGGTACGACTGGGCTCCCCCGATCCGCAGGGAGGAGGAGCTGCCCAAGCGGGCTGACCGCCAGGAGCCCTGCTCCCGCCCCTGGCAGTACCGGCCCGGCACCTCCGCCATCCCCAAGTGGAGCAAAGAG AACAAGGACTGGCCATCGGACTACAACGTGTACATGAGGACCGGAAGACCCCACTCGGAGACCACCCGGGCACGGGCCATCCAGCGGCTGGGGTACCGGGACTCGAACCTCTACCCTTACTCTAACATGATGACGTCCACCTACAGGCGGCCCGTGTACTCCGTGTACGGCCCGATGCAGCGGAAAGAGGTGTACGGCCTGACCCACCAGCACAACCGCCACGGCAACATGCCCTTTGAGGATTACTACtga